GCGGTGATTTCATCGGTGTCCACGAAGCCTTTTATTGGGGTGTTCGCGGAACCGCGGGCATCTACTGCGATTTTGCCAAGGGCACCTACCATTACGCAGGGATCGATACCGCGGAAACCAATCGGTTTATCGACGGTCAGGCGCAGAGCCAAGTGGCCGCCTTCTTTGGGGAGTTGAGCTTCATGGCGGGTATCAATCTGACCGATCATCTTGCCGTTCGCGCCTCGATGGACATGGCTTTGGCCGGCGGTTTGGCTCTGGCACCCGATCAAGCGTCGTTCACTTCGTATCTTACGACGAGAGCACCCAACCTCAATGATGGCGGACAGATCTTCTTCTCCGGCTTTTCAGTCGGTTTGGAGGCGTATTGGTAAAGAACGCCGACGCGTGATACTCTGGCCATTCCTGGGCGCAGTCTATCGCTTCCGCAGCACGAACAGCGTATCGACCAAGTCATCGTTGAGCTTTTGCGGCTCATCGATGTCGTAGTTGAAGTCGAACACTTCGACAAGTTCCAGATCGGGAACGCTCTTGAAGAGGCTGCGAATTTGAGCTGCCGTGTACATGCGGTAGTCGAATTCGTCTCGCATCCGGTGAATGACGCAACCATTGGCGGCCACTTTGCCTTTGGGTGATCGGTCGATCGAGCTTTTTCCATGGTGCCGTTGCAGCGACTTTCCATTGACCTTGGAGCACCCGTTCATTCCAGTCTTCTGCGGCGATTTTCCATTCTGCTCGAATTCTTTCACGAGCACGCTGATTCGCAGCCGCTCCAGCCGGGTCTGGCGACTGGACGCGATGACTCGCAGCGTGGTGGTGACGTGGATATTGTCGCGCCGGCCGGACCAGCGTTCGATGCAAAAATCGGCAATATCGTGCGGCGCCAGGTGCATTCCCAGGAAATAAAGCCCCCCTTCGCGGAGCGATTCGGCCACGCACTGCAATTGGCTGCGAGCCGCCTTTTCCGTGGTCAAGTGCCGAAAACTGTTGAACGTGCAGAATGCTGCATCGTGCTGTGTGGGCAGCTTGAATTGGGTCATATCGCCTTGAAAGAGCGTAGCTTTCAAATGACGCGCGCGAAGCTGCCGCCGGGTGTAATCGAGCATCGGCTGGCTCAGGTCGAAACCGGTCACGCGGTAGCCACGCGACGCCATTTCAACGACCAAGCGGCCCCCGCCACAGGCCGGCTCGAAAACGCGTTTCACTTTGAACGGGCAGTATTTTTTGAAAGCCTGTTCAAAAAAATCAGCTTCCTTCTGCGTTTCATCTTGAAAGCCGATTTCGAACCATTCGGGGTGATCGTACCAGTTTTCGAGGGGAACTTCTTTCGTGGCCATAAATCCTTCGTGGAAAGACTCCATGCATTAGCGGTCAGCCATTCATAGCGAAATGGCAACCAGTCCGCAAGCGCTTGCGATGAATGCAAAATGAAAATTGCAACATGCAACATGCAATTCGGAGGCAGGTTTCTGCGCCGGCCACCTTGTCTCACTTTCTGCATGTTTCATCTTGCACTTGGCCTTCAACCGTTAGTGCGATCCCATCTGAATCATCCGCGCTCGGGCCATGGCTTCTTCGGCCTCGGGGATCTTGCCGGCGCGCTGAAAAGTAACGCTGAGCGCCGTAAAGCTGAAGGCATCATTGGGCTCCAATTCGCAGACCTTCAGGGCATGTTCGATCGCTTCGGCGTTTCGACCTAGCCGGGTTAAAACGACCGCCAGTGCCGAATGAGCCAACGTAAACACTGGGTCCGTGGCGACAAGGTCTTTCAATTTGGCCGCGGCCTCGTCGAGTTTTCCCGCGTCCTTAA
Above is a genomic segment from Pirellulales bacterium containing:
- a CDS encoding tetratricopeptide repeat protein; the protein is MPSSHELYDEADKLKDAGKLDEAAAKLKDLVATDPVFTLAHSALAVVLTRLGRNAEAIEHALKVCELEPNDAFSFTALSVTFQRAGKIPEAEEAMARARMIQMGSH
- a CDS encoding class I SAM-dependent methyltransferase, whose product is MATKEVPLENWYDHPEWFEIGFQDETQKEADFFEQAFKKYCPFKVKRVFEPACGGGRLVVEMASRGYRVTGFDLSQPMLDYTRRQLRARHLKATLFQGDMTQFKLPTQHDAAFCTFNSFRHLTTEKAARSQLQCVAESLREGGLYFLGMHLAPHDIADFCIERWSGRRDNIHVTTTLRVIASSRQTRLERLRISVLVKEFEQNGKSPQKTGMNGCSKVNGKSLQRHHGKSSIDRSPKGKVAANGCVIHRMRDEFDYRMYTAAQIRSLFKSVPDLELVEVFDFNYDIDEPQKLNDDLVDTLFVLRKR